In the genome of Vidua macroura isolate BioBank_ID:100142 chromosome 19, ASM2450914v1, whole genome shotgun sequence, one region contains:
- the CRLF3 gene encoding cytokine receptor-like factor 3 — MEAAEAEVRLLLQEARESIEAARSYRRELQQRLRGLHQAREQIKDSATLTRDVLEQHFSDLKGTLKKLLDERLMSLLQEVDVIEQESIKPLDECQKLIEHGVSTADDLLREGESAVDGDVGQQNEKLCNFTKKALHIQLDSLPEVPSLVDVPCLSAQLDDCLLTILKNQIFRHGTVASRPPVQLEEFVEKPGGILVRWCKVDEDFVPQDYRLQYRKSAASPFEDVYVGSETEFMVLHIDPNVDYQFRVCARGDGRQEWSPWSVPQIGRTTLVPHEWTTGLEGYSLSSRRNIALRNDSQSCGVLYSKAPTYFCGQTLTFRIETVGQPDRRDSLGVCVEQRNGDDSLQRDKAVCISTNGAVFVNGKEMTNQLPAVTSGSTVTFDMEVVQLGPCSNEGGNFKLRVTISSNNREVVFDWVLDQCCGSLYFGCSFSYPGWKVLVF, encoded by the exons ATGGAGGCCGCCGAGGCCGAGGTTCGGCTCCTCTTGCAGGAGGCTCGGGAGAGCATCGAGGCGGCGCGGAGCTACCGGCGGGAGCTGCAGCAGCGGCTGCGGGGGCTGCACCAGGCGCGGGAGCAG ATCAAAGATAGTGCAACATTGACCAGAGATGTGCTTGAGCAGCATTTTAGCGATTTGAAAGGGACCCTGAAGAAGCTGCTGGACGAGCGACTgatgtccctgctgcaggaagtggATGTCATAGAGCAAGAGAGCATCAAGCCCCTGGATGAGTGCCAGAAGCTGATAGAGCACGGAGTCAGCACAGCCGATGATCTGCTCCGGGAAG GAGAGAGTGCAGTCGATGGAGATGTGGGACAACAGAATGAGAAACTTTGCAACTTTACAAAAAAAGCTTTACATATTCAGCTAGATAG CTTACCAGAAGTGCCCTCCTTGGTTGACGTGCCTTGTTTATCTGCCCAGCTGGATGACTGCCTCCTTACTATattgaaaaatcaaatattcaGACATGGAACTGTGGCATCCCGCCCACCTGTACAGCTGGAGGAATTTGTGGAAAAGCCTGGAGGTATTTTAGTCCGATGGTGTAAG GTGGATGAAGATTTCGTACCCCAGGACTACCGGCTGCAGTACCGCAAGAGCGCTGCCAGCCCCTTTGAGGATGTGTACGTGGGCTCAGAGACAGAGTTCATGGTGCTGCACATCGACCCCAACGTGGATTACCAGTTCCGGGTGTGCGCCCGCGGGGACGGGCGGCAGGAGTGGAGCCCCTGGAGCGTGCCCCAGATCGGCCGCACCACGCTGGTCCCCCACG aatGGACAACTGGTCTGGAGGGTTACAGCTTGAGCAGCCGAAGAAACATAGCACTTCGGAATGATTCTCAGTCGTGTGGTGTGCTCTACTCCAAAGCTCCTACTTATTTCTGTGGGCAAACATTAACATTCAG GATTGAGACCGTGGGACAGCCAGACCGCCGGGACAGCCTGGGCGTGTGCGTGGAGCAGCGGAACGGCGACGACTCCCTGCAGCGGGACAAGGCCGTGTGCATCAGCACAAATG GGGCAGTATTTGTAAATGGAAAAGAGATGACAAACCAGTTGCCTGCTGTTACTTCTGGCTCGACTGTGACATTTGACATGGAAGTTGTGCAGTTGGGACCCTGCAGCAACGAGGGAGGAAACTTCAAGCTTCGAGTAACCATCAGCTCTAACAACAGAGAAGTGGTCTTTGACTGGGTACTTGATCAGTGCTGTGGCTCTTTGTATTTTGGATGTTCATTTTCATACCCAGGCTGGAAGGTTTTGGTCTTCTAG